A part of Microbacterium terregens genomic DNA contains:
- the araA gene encoding L-arabinose isomerase encodes MTRTPLNTTLDGYEVWFVTGSQSLYGEETLRQVAAQSRAVADGLGGLPVTVVWKPVLKDPDGIRRLALEANARDDVLGMIAWMHTFSPAKMWISGLDALRKPLLHLHTQADVELPWADIDFDFMNLNQAAHGDREFGYIQTRLGVSRKTVVGHVSNPVVRRQIEDWQRAAAGWAAVRTLKLARFGDNMRYVAVTEGDKTEAELRFGVQVNTWGVNELVEAVEAASDVDVDALVAEYEDLYDVAPELRVGGARHQSLRDGAAIELGLRSFLEGGGFGAFTTSFEDLGALKQLPGLAVQRLMAEGYGFGAEGDWKTAILVRVANVMGTGLPGGASLMEDYTYDLVPGHERILGAHMLEVSPSLTTAKPRLEVHALGIGGKEDPVRLVFTADPGPALVVAMSDMRDRFRLVANVVENVTAPDLPNLPVGRAVWKPEPDFATSAACWLAAGAAHHTVMTTAVGIEVFRDFAEIAKTELLVIDEATTVRDFQKELRWNQAYYRLAQGF; translated from the coding sequence ATGACCCGCACCCCCCTGAACACGACCCTCGACGGCTACGAGGTCTGGTTCGTCACCGGCAGCCAGAGCCTCTACGGCGAAGAGACGCTGCGGCAGGTGGCAGCGCAGTCGCGAGCGGTCGCCGACGGTCTGGGCGGCCTCCCGGTGACCGTCGTGTGGAAGCCGGTGCTCAAGGACCCGGACGGCATCCGCCGCCTCGCGCTCGAGGCGAACGCCCGCGATGACGTCCTCGGGATGATCGCCTGGATGCACACGTTCAGCCCGGCGAAGATGTGGATCAGCGGCCTGGACGCGCTGCGGAAGCCGCTGCTGCATCTGCACACGCAGGCCGATGTCGAGCTGCCCTGGGCCGACATCGACTTCGACTTCATGAACCTCAATCAGGCCGCGCACGGCGACCGCGAATTCGGCTACATCCAGACGCGTCTCGGTGTGTCCCGGAAGACGGTCGTCGGACACGTCAGCAATCCCGTGGTGCGGCGGCAGATCGAGGACTGGCAGCGCGCGGCCGCCGGATGGGCGGCCGTCCGCACCCTCAAGCTCGCCCGCTTCGGCGACAACATGCGTTACGTCGCCGTCACCGAGGGCGACAAGACCGAGGCCGAACTGCGCTTCGGAGTTCAGGTGAACACGTGGGGTGTCAATGAACTGGTGGAGGCAGTGGAGGCCGCGTCGGACGTCGACGTCGACGCGCTCGTCGCCGAGTACGAGGACCTGTACGACGTCGCTCCGGAGCTGCGCGTCGGGGGAGCACGGCACCAGTCGCTGCGTGACGGTGCGGCCATCGAGCTGGGTCTGCGATCGTTCCTGGAAGGGGGCGGCTTCGGCGCGTTCACCACGTCGTTCGAGGACCTCGGTGCGCTGAAGCAGCTGCCCGGCCTCGCCGTCCAGCGCCTGATGGCCGAGGGATACGGCTTCGGTGCCGAGGGCGACTGGAAGACCGCGATCCTCGTTCGTGTCGCGAACGTCATGGGCACGGGCCTGCCCGGCGGCGCCAGCCTGATGGAGGACTACACGTATGACCTGGTCCCGGGCCATGAGCGGATCCTCGGCGCTCACATGCTCGAGGTCTCGCCGTCGCTGACGACCGCGAAGCCGCGCCTCGAGGTGCATGCTCTCGGCATCGGGGGCAAGGAGGACCCGGTGCGTCTGGTCTTCACGGCGGATCCGGGTCCTGCGCTCGTGGTCGCCATGAGCGACATGCGCGACCGGTTCCGCCTGGTCGCGAACGTCGTGGAGAACGTCACGGCCCCCGATCTGCCGAACCTCCCCGTGGGCCGCGCCGTGTGGAAGCCCGAGCCGGACTTCGCCACCAGCGCGGCGTGCTGGCTGGCTGCCGGGGCGGCCCACCACACCGTCATGACGACCGCCGTCGGAATCGAGGTGTTCCGGGACTTCGCCGAAATCGCCAAGACCGAGCTGCTCGTCATCGATGAGGCCACGACCGTGCGCGACTTCCAGAAGGAGCTTCGCTGGAACCAGGCGTATTATCGACTGGCCCAGGGCTTCTGA